The window CGGGATTGCCCCTTTTCTACCGGAAATGTCCGGCGGCTTTAATGTCGCTCTGTTGATTTATACAATGATTTACTTCGGGATTGTCGGCTATTTATCTCTTAATCCGAGTAAGATTGTGGACCGGGTTGGAAAGGTAATGACACCGATTCTGTTATTATGCTTACTTATCGTCTTAGTTACTACCGTTATTAACCCGCTTGACAAACCGCTTGCACCAATTGGAAGCTATATGGATAATGCCTTTTTCAAGGGCTTTCAAGAAGGCTACTTAACGATGGATACACTGGCATCGTTCGTTTTTGGAATTATTGTTATCAACGCAATTAAAGAAAATGGTATTACAACAAAGGGCGGTATTGCCAAAGCAACCATCAAAGCAGGCTTCATAGCAGCAGGTGCGTTAGGACTGATTTATTTAGGACTGGCTTATTTAGGTGCTACGACCAATTTTGCAGCAGGAGAAGCAAATAATGGTGGAGCCCTATTAACCCATTCAGCCAATGCACATTTCTCGGTAATGGGAAATATAATCCTTGGATTAGCGATTCTATTTGCTTGTCTCACTACATCAATCGGTTTAATTACGTCGTGTGCCAGTTATTTTGCAAAAATGTTTCCCGCCTTTTCTTACAAAACATTAGCGATTATTTTTACGATTTTCAGCGCTGCAGTGGCTAACGTTGGCTTAAGCCTGTTAATTACGATATCCGTTCCAGTACTTGTTGCGATTTATCCATTAGCGATTGTCCTGATCTTTTTAACCTTCTCAGACCCTCTTTTTAAGGGGAAACGATCTGTTTATCGCTGGAGTATGCTGTTTACAGGTATTTTTAGTGTCATGGATGGAATCAAAGCAGCGGGTCTTCAGCTCGAAGGTCTATACAGCTTCTTAAATCAATATGTACCGCTGTTTGAGGCGGGGATGGGATGGGTTGTACCAGCTATAGTGGGAGCAATCATCGGCCTTATTTTACCAGCAAATCAAAAGCAGTCAGATGCCGAAACCAAACAGAAAGTAAGTTAATAAAGACAATCATTGAAACAGGAGGACAGCGAATAGAGCTGTCCTCTTTTTGATGTCTGCCCGATATTCTGTTTCGGCTATAAAAGTCCTAATCATGCCTAAAAGGTAATGGGTCTAAAATTTGCAACATATACTATAGAAATCGTTTGTTGGGGGGATTAAATGGTAACAGCTTATAAGCATGAACCATTGACAGACTTTACTGTTGAAGAGAATAAACGGGCGTTCATGGGTGCATTAAAAAAAGTAAATCGACAATTAGGAAAGGAATATCCATTACTCATTAACGGTCAGAGAATCACGAGCGGAGAGGTGATTGCCAGCTATAATCCTGCAAGAAAAACGGAATTAATCGGAACGGTATCAGCCGCAAATAAAGAGCTAGCAGAGCAGGCAATGCAGGCGGCACTATCAGCCTTTTCCTTCTGGAAAAATTGGTCTCCAGAGGCAAGAGCGCATGTTTTACTGAAGGCAGCGGCGATTATAAGAAGGCGGAAACATGAATTCTCGGCGTATTTAGTCAAGGAAGCCGGAAAGCCCTGGAAGGAAGCGGATGCGGATACAGCAGAGGCGATTGATTTCCTTGAATATTATGCACGGCAAATGCTTTGTCTTGAAGGTGGTGCACCGGTTAACAGCAGGGAGGGAGAGAACAATCAGTATGGCTATATCCCGCTTGGGGTTGGAGTGGTTATTTCCCCGTTCAATTTCCCACTCGCCATTATGGCTGGAACAACGGTGGCAGCGATTGTAACGGGAAATACCGTTCTATTAAAGCCGTCCAATAATACACCGGTTGTGGCGGCAAAGTTTGTAGAGGTGATGGAGGAAGCGGGTCTTCCAAAGGGTGTCCTTAATTTTATTCCAGGAAGCGGTGCTGAAATTGGGGACTACTTAGTTGACCATCCGAAAACACGGTTTGTGTCCTTTACAGGGTCACGTGAAGTAGGGTGTCGGATTTATGAGCGTGCAGCAAAGGTGCATCCAGGCCAGATATGGTTAAAGCGCGTGATTGCTGAAATGGGTGGAAAGGATACAGTTGTGGTGGATGAGGATGCAAATCTTGATTTAGCGGCAGCTTCGATTGTCTACTCAGGCTTTGGCTTCTCAGGTCAAAAATGCTCGGCAGGGTCGAGAGCCGTGGTTCATGAGAAAATTTATGAGCAGGTGTTAGAAAGGGCAGTTAAGCTAACGAAATCATTGACGGTTGGGAGCCCGGAGGAAGCCGAAACCTATATGGGTCCTGTCATTGATCAAGCTGCCTATAATAAAATAATGTCCTATATTGAAATTGGTAAGGAAGAAGGCAGACTTGTTGCAGGGGGTGAAGGTAATCCGGAAAGGGGGTTCTTTATCCAACCGACAATCATTGCCGATGTCAAGGAGAAAGCTCGTATTATGCAGGAGGAAATCTTTGGTCCTGTGATTGCTTTTTGTAAGGCTGGTAGTGTAGATCAGCTTCTAGAGATTGCTAATAATACAGATTATGGTCTAACCGGGGCCTTTATTTCAAAAAATCGTGACCATATCGAACGGGCAAAAAGAGAATTTCATGTTGGGAATTTATATATTAATCGTACCTGTACGGGTGCGATTGTCGGCTATCAGCCTTTTGGCGGCTTTCAAATGTCTGGAACCGATTCAAAAGCAGGTGGTCCTGATTATCTTCTTCTCCATATGCAGGCGCAAACTGTTTCGGAAACATACTAATCTCAGAATAAAACGACCAGCACAGTAACGATAGGTTATTTTCATAAATAAGGGATTCTTTTCGATACGGCTGAAAGGGTCCCTTTTGGCATAGGATCATGACCTTCTAGAAGGAGGGATCTTATTATGTTATCAGCCTTATCAAAGGGATTTTTCCTTTATTTATCAAAAAATAAAATGTTGAACAGAGCGGCGAAAAAATGGGGATTAAAGCTCGGTGCGTCGCAGGTTGTTGCGGGAAATTCGATTGAAATGATGGTAGGGAAAGTACGGGAATTAAATGAGAGAGGCTTGCTGTGTACACTTGATCATTTAGGTGAATTTGTAAACAGCAAGGAGGAGGCCGAGTCGGCAACAGCGGCCGCTATTCAGACATTAGAGGCTATCGCGAAGGAGGGATTAAATAGCCATTTATCCGTTAAAATGACTCAGCTAGGTGTCGATATCGACCGAGAATTCTGTGTTCAAAATATGAGAAGGATTTTAGAAACGGCGAGAAAATATGGGAACTTTGTCAGAATTGACATGGAGGATTATTCACATTACAAAGTAACCTTAGAAATTTTACAACACCTAAGAGAAAGCTATCCAAATGTCGGGACGGTCATTCAAGCCTATTTACGATGTGCGGAGGAGGATATGAGGCAGCTTCAGGGGGTACCATTGCGGTTAGTAAAAGGAGCCTATAAAGAGTCTCCAAAAGTTGCTTTCCAAAGTAAAAAGGAAATTGATGAAAATTTTATCAAGCTGATTAAGCTTCATTTGCTTAGTGGAAGCTATACTGCGGTGGCGACCCATGATCATCAAATCATTGCTCAGGTTATCTCATTTGTTGAGGAGCAAAGCATTTCGAGGAATCAGTTTGAATTTCAAATGCTCTATGGCTTCAGGACAGAAATGCAGCAGAATCTTGCAAACGAGGGCTATAAAATGAGGATTTATGTACCCTATGGCAATGATTGGTTTGCCTATTATATGCGGAGACTAGCCGAAAGGCCGCAGAATGTATCCTTTGCATTAAAGGGATTGCTGTTAAAATAGAAAAGGCAAACCGTCTGTTTGGTTTGCCTTTTCTCCGTTAACGGAGAAGGTGGGATTCGAACCCACGCAACGGTTGCCCGCCCTAACGCATTTCGAGTGCGCCCCCTTAGACCACTTGGGTACTTCTCCATCATATGGAGCGGGTGAGGGGAATCGAACCCCCGTCATCAGCTTGGGAAGCTGGTATTCTACCATTAAACTACACCCGCATGTTTTACTATATTAGTATATCATAATCAATAGTATTTTTCAGCAGTTAACCTCAAGGCACAGTAAAAAGTAATTCTCATCATGAAAATAGATCATTCTCATTTCTTTTACAATGAATAAGGTCTACTATATAATTATCGTATTTAAAACTAATTTTTCAGAAAAAGAATAAGAGGAGATAAACATTTATATGAGAGAGCGTGAATTACCGCTACATGAAAAAAGCATTGTTTTTGTTGGGTTCATGGGGGTTGGAAAAACAACGATAGGCAAGCTGGTTGCAGAAAAGTTAAATCGTGATTTTATTGATGTCGATGAAGTGATTGAAAAGGAGTTTGGCATGACTCCGAGAGAGATATTCGAAGCCTATGGAGAGAAGACCTTTCGTGAGCGGGAGAAAGCTTTGTCCATATCCTTGAGCAAACAGCCCTCTCAGGTTATTTCATTAGGCGGTGGTGCCTTCCTAAATGAAGAAATAAGACAAGCCTGTTTGGAGAATAGCCATGTTATTTTCCTTGATTTATCGTGGGAAGCCTGGAAGGAGCGGCTCAGCCTGATCCTCGACAGCCGGCCTGTTTTGCAAAATAAAAGCCTGGAGGAAATCGAAGAATTATTTTACAGCAGGCAAAAGGCTTATTCTCTAAGTCACATTAAGGTGAGTACGGATCACTTAAATGAAGAGGAAGCTGCTAATCATATTATGGAATCCTTAAAGCTGTCATGAGAATCGGAGGCCTAGCCATTTTAAAACACTCGTTATCATTTTAGATAACGAGTTTTTCTGTTTGGAGTTTGCTATCATTTTGGCATGAAATAACCACTTTTGGTAACGATAAGCATGACTAATGAATGAAGGTCTTTCAAGAAATTAGTCCTGTTTATAGGACCATGAAAGGGGTGCTTAATGTGAAAAGAATGAAGGATGCCCTGTCGATACAAGAGATGGTGGACTTTATTGCAGAGGAATTTGAAGCCTCCTTTGACTTCATGAAGAAAAAATTAGAAATCGAAGACAAAAGAGCCTTGCTTTTATACATTAAAACAGTTGTAAATGGTACCGAACTCCAGGAATATGTAATCAAGCCATTTTTTGAGCTACCCAACGAGCAGCATTTTAAAGCCTATATCACCTCTCTCCCACAGCAGATGGAGATAACAGGTAAGGAACAGCTACTCGATCAACTTACAAAAGGTGCTATTATCGTGGTCGTACAGGAAAGTATTCTCCTGTTAGATATGAAAAAGGTGAATACTGATTCAGTACAGCAGGTGAATCTTGAACCCACTATTCAGGGACCGGAATTAGCCTTAAGTGAGGATATCGCAACCAATATCAATTTAATTCGCCAGCGTTATCATAAGCCTTCACTTATAGTGGAAACTCAGGATATTGGTGAAAAGTCAAATCAATCCCTTGCCATTATGTATGACAGCGAATTTGTGAATGAGGATGTCCTAGAAAAAATAAAAAAGAAAGTCATGTCGATCAAGCATACTCCCTTAATACAAACAACGGCTGAGATGCAGCGGCTATTGAATGAAAAGAAACGGTCGCTCTTACCGATTTCGATGTTAACAGAACGAACCGATCGAATTATCTATAATATCGCAGGCGGTAAGGTGGTGTTATTACTTGACGGTAATCCGGTATCGCTGATTGCACCTGCTATATTTTTTGACTTTATGTCGGCAACAGAAGATAATTACCGACCGTATTGGTTGACGATTTTTAATAAATTCCTGCGGTACTTAGGTTAATTATTTGTTTAACATTGCCCGCCCTCTATGTTGCCATCACCTCCTATAATCCCGAGGTTTTCCGGTTTGAATTAGCGCTATCTGTGTCAGGTAGCCGCATCGGTGTTCCCTATCCG of the Bacillus tuaregi genome contains:
- the pruA gene encoding L-glutamate gamma-semialdehyde dehydrogenase, which produces MVTAYKHEPLTDFTVEENKRAFMGALKKVNRQLGKEYPLLINGQRITSGEVIASYNPARKTELIGTVSAANKELAEQAMQAALSAFSFWKNWSPEARAHVLLKAAAIIRRRKHEFSAYLVKEAGKPWKEADADTAEAIDFLEYYARQMLCLEGGAPVNSREGENNQYGYIPLGVGVVISPFNFPLAIMAGTTVAAIVTGNTVLLKPSNNTPVVAAKFVEVMEEAGLPKGVLNFIPGSGAEIGDYLVDHPKTRFVSFTGSREVGCRIYERAAKVHPGQIWLKRVIAEMGGKDTVVVDEDANLDLAAASIVYSGFGFSGQKCSAGSRAVVHEKIYEQVLERAVKLTKSLTVGSPEEAETYMGPVIDQAAYNKIMSYIEIGKEEGRLVAGGEGNPERGFFIQPTIIADVKEKARIMQEEIFGPVIAFCKAGSVDQLLEIANNTDYGLTGAFISKNRDHIERAKREFHVGNLYINRTCTGAIVGYQPFGGFQMSGTDSKAGGPDYLLLHMQAQTVSETY
- a CDS encoding shikimate kinase — protein: MRERELPLHEKSIVFVGFMGVGKTTIGKLVAEKLNRDFIDVDEVIEKEFGMTPREIFEAYGEKTFREREKALSISLSKQPSQVISLGGGAFLNEEIRQACLENSHVIFLDLSWEAWKERLSLILDSRPVLQNKSLEEIEELFYSRQKAYSLSHIKVSTDHLNEEEAANHIMESLKLS
- a CDS encoding proline dehydrogenase family protein, with the translated sequence MLSALSKGFFLYLSKNKMLNRAAKKWGLKLGASQVVAGNSIEMMVGKVRELNERGLLCTLDHLGEFVNSKEEAESATAAAIQTLEAIAKEGLNSHLSVKMTQLGVDIDREFCVQNMRRILETARKYGNFVRIDMEDYSHYKVTLEILQHLRESYPNVGTVIQAYLRCAEEDMRQLQGVPLRLVKGAYKESPKVAFQSKKEIDENFIKLIKLHLLSGSYTAVATHDHQIIAQVISFVEEQSISRNQFEFQMLYGFRTEMQQNLANEGYKMRIYVPYGNDWFAYYMRRLAERPQNVSFALKGLLLK
- the brnQ gene encoding branched-chain amino acid transport system II carrier protein, with amino-acid sequence MKAKISRNEIIAIGLMLFALFFGAGNLIFPPALGQAAGTHFWPSIIGFLLTGVGLPLLGVLAIGVSGHDDVQSLASKISPTFSLFFTVTLYLSIGPFFAIPRTGTVSYEIGIAPFLPEMSGGFNVALLIYTMIYFGIVGYLSLNPSKIVDRVGKVMTPILLLCLLIVLVTTVINPLDKPLAPIGSYMDNAFFKGFQEGYLTMDTLASFVFGIIVINAIKENGITTKGGIAKATIKAGFIAAGALGLIYLGLAYLGATTNFAAGEANNGGALLTHSANAHFSVMGNIILGLAILFACLTTSIGLITSCASYFAKMFPAFSYKTLAIIFTIFSAAVANVGLSLLITISVPVLVAIYPLAIVLIFLTFSDPLFKGKRSVYRWSMLFTGIFSVMDGIKAAGLQLEGLYSFLNQYVPLFEAGMGWVVPAIVGAIIGLILPANQKQSDAETKQKVS